The window TTAAAGATTTTTAAGAAGCCATCACTAAGCATTTCTTCTGCTTCAATCTCATTAACGGCATATCTTAAGCAAATGTTTTTTGCAAAATTTGCATAATTTTCATACAATTCTTTCTGGTCTAATTGACGCCTTCGTTTACAGCCATCAATCACATCTGGCAGATAAAATTTTTTATTTCTTCTTCTAAAAAGCACACGCAAGAATAGGTTAATAGTTAGTCAATAAGAATTACGGCGATTTACTAAATTTTGCTTCCTAATAGCTGATTTTTATTAGTTACTCAGTTAATTATGAAGATGCAGGAAGAATAATATCCCGCCAATAATTAATAAAATATAAAAAAAAATGCAAACGAGGAAGCAAATTAAAAAAATATCCGTATTTAACTATGAGAATTGATTTTTTCAATAAATTAGACAAAGGAAGTACAACAAAATCATATTTAAAGCATTCATTTACTGGCTAAAAAAATACTCAACGTCCAGTAAACCCCATATTGATTAGTCACTATCCCTCAGTTTGTGTATTATTCTTAAATTATTTGAATTCCCTATTTTTTGAGTCGATGATAAATAAAATTCAAAAGTTTTTTACGGCCCTAACATCTACGCGAGCGGCTGGCATGTACTTCTTGTTATTTGCCGCAGCTATTGGCGTAGCTACTTTTATTGAAAATGATTTTGGAACAAGTTCTGCTCAAGAGGTAGTCTTTCGAACTAAATGGTTTGAGATTTTATTATTTTTATTTGGACTTTCTATTCTTGCTAATGTTTGGCGATATAAACTAATTGCTCAACGCAAATGGGCTTCACTCTGCTTTCACCTTTCTATTATTATTATCTTAATCGGAGCCGCCATCACTCGATATGCAGGTAGCGAAGGCATGATGCACATTCGTGAAGGACAAACAACTAATAAGTATTTATCGACGGAAAGTTATCTTAAATTTCAAGTATTATTCAACGAAAAAACTTATTCATTCGAAGAACCTGCCTTTTTTTCAAGTTTGGGCAATAATTCTTTTGAAAATTCTTATCAAATAGGCAATAATATCATTGAGGTTAAACTTAATGGTTTCTTACCTAATCCCGTACAAAAAGCCATACCTGACCCTTCGGGAGTCCCAATGGTAAAAGTAGTTGTGGCTGGTAATGGCGGTCGAGAAGAATACTTTGTAAAACAAGGCGAACAAGCCACAATCAATGGTGTTCATTTCAATTTTACTGGCCAACTTGTAGAAGGTGATTTTAATATCAATTTAGAAAATGGCTCTTTGATTTTTCAGACCAATCAAACGGTTAATCAAACGGTGATGGCCACACAAAAAAGCGATACTCTGGCTGGTAACGTTTCTCATCCTTTAATGCTTCGTTCGCTTTATTCGGTGGCAGGAAGTAGCTTCGTAATAGGTGATTTTATTGAAAAAGGTATCCTAAAAATAGAATCTGCGAGTAATAAAGTCAAAAATGAAAGTTTGGTTGGATTAAATCTTTCGGTAAAAGTGAATGGTAAAACTCAAGAAGCATTGATAATGGGCAGAAAAGGAGATGAAGGCGAAGCTAATATCTTATCATTTGAGTATTTGAAAATTGCAATCAGCTATGGTTCAAAAATTGAAGAGTTACCTTTTTCCATTTTATGTAAAGATTTTATTCTTGAAAAATATCCGGGTACAGAAAATCCTTCTTCCTATGCAAGTGAGGTAAAATTGATTGATTCTTCGAATGGGGTTAATCAAGATTATAGAATTTTTATGAATAATATTCTCGATTATGGAGGATATAGATTCTTCCAATCTTCTTTCGACCAAGACGAATTTGGTACTTATTTAAGTGTAAACCATGATTATTGGGGCACTTTGGTTTCATATATTGGCTATGCTCTACTCACAATTGGTTTATTTCTAAATTTTTTCGATAAAAAAAGTAGATTTGCTTATCTGTTAAGAAAACTCAAAGAATTTCAATCAACTGCGAGTAGTATTATTCTATTTGGATTATTTTCCACAAGCGTTTGGGCAAACGAGGGAGTTCAAATATCAAAAGAACACGCCACTGCTTTTGGGAAACTCGCTGTACAAGACCATAATGGTCGAGTAAAACCTGTCAATACGTACGCCAATGAGATTTTAAGAAAGATTTCAAAAAAAGAATCCTTATTTGACCTAAGTGCAGAACAAATAATTCTTTCCATGATTTTGTCGCCCGACCAATGGACGCAATCAAAAATAATACAAGTGCCAAACCACCCCGAA of the Emticicia oligotrophica DSM 17448 genome contains:
- the ccsA gene encoding cytochrome c biogenesis protein CcsA, which produces MINKIQKFFTALTSTRAAGMYFLLFAAAIGVATFIENDFGTSSAQEVVFRTKWFEILLFLFGLSILANVWRYKLIAQRKWASLCFHLSIIIILIGAAITRYAGSEGMMHIREGQTTNKYLSTESYLKFQVLFNEKTYSFEEPAFFSSLGNNSFENSYQIGNNIIEVKLNGFLPNPVQKAIPDPSGVPMVKVVVAGNGGREEYFVKQGEQATINGVHFNFTGQLVEGDFNINLENGSLIFQTNQTVNQTVMATQKSDTLAGNVSHPLMLRSLYSVAGSSFVIGDFIEKGILKIESASNKVKNESLVGLNLSVKVNGKTQEALIMGRKGDEGEANILSFEYLKIAISYGSKIEELPFSILCKDFILEKYPGTENPSSYASEVKLIDSSNGVNQDYRIFMNNILDYGGYRFFQSSFDQDEFGTYLSVNHDYWGTLVSYIGYALLTIGLFLNFFDKKSRFAYLLRKLKEFQSTASSIILFGLFSTSVWANEGVQISKEHATAFGKLAVQDHNGRVKPVNTYANEILRKISKKESLFDLSAEQIILSMILSPDQWTQSKIIQVPNHPEIRKILNSEENMLSYAAFFNQDGNYLLESHVKSAQSMMPKDQGTFEKAVIKLDEKINIVNMVFSGSLFRLFPQPNDSTNTWLSAAEIMHNHQTTANQTEAQGLFLNYINALSESANSGNFAKADKALEEISIYQKKYGSAIMPSETKLNAELTLNKLDVFNRLRNVYGILSLVLTIGFLYVTVKKNNLTAKLTKYAYFTLLAGFVFHTIGLGLRWYISGRAPWSNGYESMIYIGWTTMLAGLLISRKSLGGLAATATLAATVLLVASMSWLDPEITPLVPVLKSYWLTIHVSLEAGSYGFLMLGAVIGMLNLILMILLNEKNKTNTIRAIKELTIVSEIILTAGLVMISVGTYLGGVWANESWGRYWGWDAKETWALVTILVYGFILHMRFIPKLQSVYAYNFASLFGFATVIMTYLGVNYYLSGLHSYAAGDPVPIPAEVYYTTITLTALSIWAYISYKKKMARS